The Candidatus Beckwithbacteria bacterium DNA window TGGATTTTGAAAAATTTCACCCGCTGTTTGCGTACGAGATGATTTGGGATTTAATAATTTTCATAACGATTATAAAAGTTATAAATAACAATAAAATTAAGATAGGGAACGGAGAGGTTTTTTTAACTTATTTGGGGCTATACGGCCTAGGGAGGTTTTTCCTGGAGTTTTTAAGGATTGATCCCTGGAAAATTGGAAATATAAATGTGGCGCAGGTGATTTCTTTAGTCCTGGTGGGCTTGACTTTAAGTTATTGGTTAGTTAAAAAAAGAAGATGAATTTTATTTACGAGCATTTAATCGCCAGAAAACGGGGAAGCACAGGATTTGTAATTTTGTTGTTTTTTCTGATCGGGTTTATCATGGCCCGAGGGTATATTTATCTGTCTTTACTGGGATTGTGGAGGGACAATTTTACCCCGCAGTTTATCGGTGCACATATCCACCATTTTGCTCTGGGAATTTTTTTAGTAGTGCCGGCGAGCCTGCTGTTTATGTTGCTGCCGCCAAAATTTATGCCCTATTGGCGGTTGAAGTTAGCGGCAATTTACGGATGGGGCATGGGACTAATTTTTGACGAGTTCGGGATGTGGCTGAATTTACAAGATGAATATTCTTTAAGACACGGATATGATGCGATTATTGTTTTAGCGGGATTACTGATTAACGTGGTTTATTTCGGTAGAATGTGGCGGTTTATATTCAAAAAGTTGACAGGGAGGAGAGATTAATCCATAATCACTGCTGATGAAGACCTTTGTTTTATCTCTCGGAGGTTCGGTATTTGCCCCTAACGGAAAGGCAAAAAAAATCGACATTAGATATCTTCACGAATTTGACAAATTTATTAGAAAACAAATCGCCAAAAAAAGGCGATTTTTTATTGTTACGGGGGGCGGCTACACGGCCCGGGAATACCGGGATGCGGCGGCTTGGGCGGCTGGAAAACACATAACTGATGAAGACTTGGATTGGGTGGGGGTGCATGCGACCAGATTAAACGCCCATTTATTCCGGACATTGCTGCGGGATGTGGCCTACCCGTCAATTTTAAAGCATTATGATTTTGTGGATAAAAAAGCGTTGGATTATCCGGTGGCCATGGCGTCTGGCTGGAAACCGGGGTGGTCGACTGATTACTGCGCGGTGATGGTGGCGAATGACTATAAAGTGCCGTTGGTAATTAATTTGTCGAATATTGATCAGGTTTACGATAAAGATCCGGCCGAATATCCGGACGCGAAGCCAATTAAGAAAATGAAGTGGAATGAGTTGATTAAATTGGTCGGGAGTAAATGGACGCCGGGGTTGAACTCGCCGTTTGACCCGATTGCCTGTCAGCTGGCTAAGAAAATTAAGCTGAAAGTAATAATTACTGACGGTCATGATTTTGGAAACTTGGAGAAGATTTTGGACGGGAAGCAGTTTAAGGGGACGGAAATAGAGTAAATTGATCTAAAATTTTATCGATCACGAATTTTTCGATCGCTAAGCCAAGCTTCAATTGCGTCAGTTACTTTAGTAGTATCGGCAGGGATAGCTTTAATGGGTTTTAAGATTGAACCACAGCCATGACAATTTAAGGTTTTACTCTGGTTTAAGTTCTCAACGGCAATGCTGGCGAGTTCGGACAAGGAATGTGCTTGGTGGCCTTGTTGATAGGGAACATTAAGAGTCATATTTTTTTTGGGACAAGGAAAAGGAAGGTGACGAAAGACAACAAAGCCGCTTTCAGGAAAATGAGGCCGGAATAATTCGAGGAATCTGTCAATCATAAGTTTAATTATATTATATTTTGATGACAAAAGCGTAAAAAAAGACTTGACAATCAGTGATACTGGGGGGTAGTATATGGGCATGGACAAAATACAAAAATCATTAGCCAGAATTGAGGGTCAGGTGAGAGGAATCAGGAAGATGTATGCCGGGAAGAAAAAGTGTTTAGAGACGGTACAACAGGTGGTGGCGGCGAGACAGGCGCTGGGGAGAGTCGGCCGGGAACTATTGAAACACGAAGCCTGTCAGTGTATGGTAAAAGAATCGCAGAAAAACAAGTTAGATAAAATTTTAAAGCAGTTATTTAAAAATTAAAAATGGGGAATGATAACCTGCATCATTTTCATTATTAGGAGTTAAATATGGCTGTTTTACAACTGACAGATAAAGATTTTGAAGAGAAAGTGGTAAAGAACCAAGTGCCGGCGTTGGTGGATTTTTACGCGGATTGGTGCGGACCATGCAAATTGGCGGCGCCGGTAATTGAAGAATTATCGGAAGAATACAAAGACAAATTGACGGTGGGTAAGATGAATGTAGATGAGAATAAAGTAATTACCGGAAAATACGGGATTATGAGTATTCCGACAATGATCGTTTTTAAAGGCGGTCAGGAGGTAGAAAGAGTGAGCGGGTTTGCGGGAAAAGAGGGAGTAGTAAAACTGATAAATAAAATATTAGGAGAATAATATAAATTTTTCATCTACACTCTTTAGTGAAAATCGGCAGTTCGTCGCTCCAGCGACGACGACTGCCTGCTTTCTCGATACATTTGCCCTCGTTATGCGAGGTACCAAGCCAAATGTATCTGCGAAGGCTTTTCTTAAAGAGTTTTAGACTTAAATTTATTTTTTTATGTCAAATATTTATAAATTGATAATCATTGGTTCGGGGCCAGCGGGATATACCGCCGGGATTTATAGCGCCAGAGCCGAGTTAAAACCAATAATTTTTTCCGGGCCGAATAGCGGTGGGCAACTAATGAACACTTCGATTATCGAAAATTGGCCGGGGAATAAAGAGGGGATTTTAGGGCCGCAGTTGATGATGAATATGAGGGAACAGGCAGTAAAGTTCGGGGCGAAAATTATCGATGAAACAGTGGGTAAAGTAGATTTTTCCGGAGAGCCATTTAAAGTGAATAATCTGGAGACAGAAACAGTCATTATTGCGACCGGGGCGGAGAGTATCCGCCTGCATATTCCCGGAGAAGACCAGTTGTTTGGCCGGGGGGTGGCGGTGTGTGCGGTTTGCGACGCACCGTTTTACAAAAATAAAACAGTGGCGGTACTAGGAGGGGGAGATTCGGCTTGCGAGGATGCATTAACTTTGACCAAATTTGCCAAAAAAGTTTATTTGGTGCACCGGCGGGATCAGCTAAGGGCCTCGAGGATTATGAGCCAGAGGGTTAAAAATAACCCTAAGATTGAGATTTTATGGAATTCGGCAGTGACGGAAATTTTAGGGGAAAATAGGGTAGAAGCAGTGAAGATTAATAACGAAAAAGAAATTAAGCTGGAGGGGGTGTTTTTGGCTTTGGGCCATCGGCCGGCGTCGGATTTGTTCAAAGGAAAAATTCAGCTAAATGAGCGAGGATATATAATGACAAATTTTCAATTTTCAAAATCCAATTTTCAAACAATGACAAGCGTTGAAGGAGTGTTTGCGGCCGGGGACGTGGTGGATTACCGTTACCAGCAAGCAATTACCGCGGCAGGAATGGGCTGCCAGGCGGCTTTAGATGCAGAGAAATATTTAACAAATGAGTAAAAAACTCGGCATACGAAATTTTATCGTGCTCACGCGTCTCGACGCTTGTCGGGACATGATTGCGCGCGAAAATTTTGTATTGCCTACGTTTTTATTTTTTATATGAATAATGTTTATCAAAATGCGGTTAAGCAGCTGGAAACAGTAGCGAAATATATTAAGATTGACAAGAAGATTTTTGAACAATTAAAGTCTCCAAAAATAGTCCATAAGTCTGATTTGACAATAAAAATGGACCCTTCGACGGACTCAGGGCAAGTTCGTTATAAGACGTTTAAGGCATACCGTTCTCAACATAATGATGCAATGGGGCCGTACAAAGGGGGAATAAGATTTCATCCCAATGTGTCAGAAGATGAGATTAAGGCTTTATCAATGTGGATGACCTGGAAATGTTCGGTGGTCGGGATTCCCTACGGCGGGGCTAAAGGCGGGGTGATTTGCGACCCAAAAAACATGAGCCCCGGAGAGTTGGAAAGATTAAGCCGGGCGTATATGCGGGCAATGTATAAAAATTTTGGTTCCTGGAAAGATGTGCTGGCGCCGGACATGAACACTGACGGCCAAACAATGGCTTGGATGTTGGATGAATACGAGAAAATTATAGGTAAACATGAACCGGCGGTAATTACCGGCAAGCCGGTGGAGATGGGCGGGTCACAAGGCCGGACGGAAGCGACAGGCTTGGGCGGATTTTATATCTTGGAACAGTTATGTAAGGTACGGTACCTTACAAAGAAGAAAACGACGATTGCTGTCCAGGGAATAGGCAATGTGGGTTATTGGTTTGCATATTTTGCCAATAAAGCCGGCTACAAAATTGTGGCTTTATCAAATTCTAAAGGCGGAGTTTATGATCAAAACGGTTTAGACCCGGACAAATTTTCAGAAGATAAACAAAATATTACCAACGAAGAATTATTTGAACTACCGGTGGATGTGTTGGTGCCGGCGGCTTTGGAAAACCAAATCACTAAAGACAACGCCGGAAGAATTAAAGCCAAGTATATTATCGAGATGGCCAACGGACCGGTGACGCCGGAAGCGGACGAGATTTTATTTAAAAATAAAATTTTGGCTTTGCCGGATGTATTGTGCAATGCCGGCGGAGTGACCGTGTCTTATTTTGAATGGGTGCAGAATAACATGGGTTACTATTGGGAAAAAGAGGAAGTTTTTACTAAACTAAAAAAGATTATGGATAAGGCGTTTAAAGAAGTTTGGGAGATTTATACGAATAAATCGGTGACCCCCAGAATGGCAGCGTATATTCTGGCAGTTGACCGAGTGGTGAAAGTAATGAAAATGCGAGGATAAAAAATTGCAGTTGATTCAATAGTTAATTCAATTGTATATTCAATAGTTAACTTAATTGTAAAAAGGAGAAAATATGCCTGTGAAAAAAACAAGTGTTCAGACAAAGAATTTGTTGCAACCGATATTGGTAGGATTATTAGTGATTGCGGCGTTTGCGATCGGATCAATGTGGACGCAGTTAAAAGTGTTAAAGAGTGGTCAGAAAATAGCCAGTCCGGTGCCGCAGGCGCAACAAGCAGCTGAGCCAGTGGTGCCTGCACCAAAAAGCGATAAGCCAATAGTGGAACTGTTTGTGATGAGTTATTGTCCTTTTGGTTTACAAACTCAAAAAGCAATTGTTCCAGTGATGGAATTGTTAAAAGATAAGGCTGATATAGCAGTGCGTTTTGTTTATTATGCGATGCACGGCCAAAAAGAAGTGGAAGAAAATTTGCGCCAATATTGTATTGAAAAAGAGCAAAATGATAAATATATTGCTTATTTACGCTGTTTTGTGGCGTCTAACGATACCGCTAGTTGCCAGCAAAAAGCGGGAATAAATACTCAAAAAATGCAGACTTGTTATACGGCCACAGATCAGCAAGTGGGGATAATGAAGGCGTTTAACGACAAAACGACTTGGCTTAGCGGACAATTTCCATTGTTTAGCGTAGAGAAAACCTTAAATGATAAATATAAAGTTGGAGGCAGTCCAACTTTAGTAATTAATGGTCAGCAAGTGAATGCGCCTAGAAGTTCAGATGCCTTAAAAAAAGTTATTTGTGAAGCTTTTAATAATCCTCCGGCGGAATGTCAAAAAACACTAAATACCAATGCAGAACAAGCAGGTCTGGGAGAAATTGGGGTGGCACCGACCGGGGCTCAGCCGGCAAACGGAACTCAATGTCAATAAGTTGACGCTGGGTTGAAGTAGTAAAGTATAATACAGCCATGAGAAAATTGGCGGTGGTGCTAGGATTATTTCTATTGAGTTGTCAGCCGGTTTTTGGTGCGGCTAAAAAAGCGAGTCCATCCCCAAGTTTAATTGCCACACCTGCGGCGGAAATCGTGACTACTCCGGCGGCCAATTTAGGGATTGAACAAGTAACGAAACAAGACATAACAGAGAGATCATCGGCGGTAAAGGGGAAACTGGAAGGGTATTTAGACCAAAGACCAATCGGAAAATTGAGTTGGAATAATTGGCTGCAGTATGCCATCCGTCAGGCGGTGGCAAAAGGCGTTTCGGCCAACACAATTGTGCTGGTATTATTGTTTCCGTTGATTGCCGGGTTAATTGCCGCGGCCAGGCACGTGATCGGTTTGACCGGTTTTGGAATTTTTGTGCCGGCGATGCTGTCGGTGGCGTTTGTGGCAACTGGGTTAAGAACGGGTTTAATTTTACTGGCAATTATTTGGGTGGCAGCCACTTTAGGCAGAAAATTAACGCAAAAATTAAAGTTGCAATATTTACCAAGGCTGGCTTTATTGATGTGGTTGGTGTCGGTGGCGGTCTTGGGAGTGATGTTGGGAGGAATTAATATTAAATTCGGAGAAATTTCCGCGATCTCAATTTTTCCGATCATGATTTTGATGTTATTATCGGAGAATTTTATTGAAGTGCAAACCGGTAAAAGCCGCCACGAGGCGTTAAGAATTATGCTGGAAACAATGTTGATGGCGGGAGTGGGGACAGTAGTTTTAAGAACGAATTGGGTGCAGAAGTTTGTGTTGTTAAATCCGGAAATTTATTTGTTGGCAGTGGCGGCTTTGGATGTTTTTGTCGGAAAAT harbors:
- the pyrH gene encoding UMP kinase yields the protein MKTFVLSLGGSVFAPNGKAKKIDIRYLHEFDKFIRKQIAKKRRFFIVTGGGYTAREYRDAAAWAAGKHITDEDLDWVGVHATRLNAHLFRTLLRDVAYPSILKHYDFVDKKALDYPVAMASGWKPGWSTDYCAVMVANDYKVPLVINLSNIDQVYDKDPAEYPDAKPIKKMKWNELIKLVGSKWTPGLNSPFDPIACQLAKKIKLKVIITDGHDFGNLEKILDGKQFKGTEIE
- a CDS encoding metal-sensitive transcriptional regulator; translated protein: MDKIQKSLARIEGQVRGIRKMYAGKKKCLETVQQVVAARQALGRVGRELLKHEACQCMVKESQKNKLDKILKQLFKN
- the trxA gene encoding thioredoxin, which codes for MAVLQLTDKDFEEKVVKNQVPALVDFYADWCGPCKLAAPVIEELSEEYKDKLTVGKMNVDENKVITGKYGIMSIPTMIVFKGGQEVERVSGFAGKEGVVKLINKILGE
- the trxB gene encoding thioredoxin-disulfide reductase; amino-acid sequence: MSNIYKLIIIGSGPAGYTAGIYSARAELKPIIFSGPNSGGQLMNTSIIENWPGNKEGILGPQLMMNMREQAVKFGAKIIDETVGKVDFSGEPFKVNNLETETVIIATGAESIRLHIPGEDQLFGRGVAVCAVCDAPFYKNKTVAVLGGGDSACEDALTLTKFAKKVYLVHRRDQLRASRIMSQRVKNNPKIEILWNSAVTEILGENRVEAVKINNEKEIKLEGVFLALGHRPASDLFKGKIQLNERGYIMTNFQFSKSNFQTMTSVEGVFAAGDVVDYRYQQAITAAGMGCQAALDAEKYLTNE
- a CDS encoding Glu/Leu/Phe/Val dehydrogenase; the encoded protein is MNNVYQNAVKQLETVAKYIKIDKKIFEQLKSPKIVHKSDLTIKMDPSTDSGQVRYKTFKAYRSQHNDAMGPYKGGIRFHPNVSEDEIKALSMWMTWKCSVVGIPYGGAKGGVICDPKNMSPGELERLSRAYMRAMYKNFGSWKDVLAPDMNTDGQTMAWMLDEYEKIIGKHEPAVITGKPVEMGGSQGRTEATGLGGFYILEQLCKVRYLTKKKTTIAVQGIGNVGYWFAYFANKAGYKIVALSNSKGGVYDQNGLDPDKFSEDKQNITNEELFELPVDVLVPAALENQITKDNAGRIKAKYIIEMANGPVTPEADEILFKNKILALPDVLCNAGGVTVSYFEWVQNNMGYYWEKEEVFTKLKKIMDKAFKEVWEIYTNKSVTPRMAAYILAVDRVVKVMKMRG